The Gordonibacter urolithinfaciens genome contains a region encoding:
- a CDS encoding sensor histidine kinase: MRKRRARGGRQSAETAGGAPVANMPTHPGGPSGAAAPARSGRIARLRERWRNASLKTSFMGYMLVFLVAALVLSSVTASVFAALQNEVTADAYETSGLYLYDTGTNALVPARSLAIDQEGNELFVQRADDGREPLPIDNPPASLLVESAQSYPYAYRVETGEGGDLVLEGYLADSSELSAFEGEEGIAVQDVPAYDARARKLFDEWAAKNPDNPYRAFLDTETGSDASESSQFGDLLVSPIGYYAHTVPSEDARALSTLFGLLTFLMFPLWFGACIFAAARRFYRMRLAPGFSTLDAAAAKIADQDLDFSVSYGRSDELGRLAASFEAMRTSLAASQRALWRTAEERKRLNAAFAHDLRTPLTILKGKVELLEAHLQAGDASPEQLASSAASLAAQVERLERYVAAMSGLQKLEDRAVRPDAQPFDAVADAVEDIGRSLCAQAGGTRATVEAGKAPAGNRSTGPHVAFALSISARCNVERPVLGVDRSLVEEVAENLVGNAARFADGRVDARLDVRDGLLVLAVEDDGPGFSPAALERGCAPFFSETPSKDHFGLGLNIAALLCDKHGGDLALENRAEGGARATARFALIFPAVDSQ, from the coding sequence ATGAGGAAGCGGCGCGCCAGAGGAGGAAGGCAGAGCGCGGAGACGGCCGGCGGCGCCCCGGTCGCCAACATGCCGACGCATCCGGGCGGACCGTCGGGTGCGGCCGCCCCGGCACGTTCCGGACGCATCGCCCGCCTGCGCGAGCGGTGGCGCAACGCATCGCTCAAGACCTCGTTCATGGGCTACATGCTGGTGTTCCTGGTGGCGGCCCTCGTCCTTTCCTCCGTCACCGCATCGGTGTTCGCCGCGCTGCAGAACGAAGTGACCGCCGACGCTTACGAGACGTCGGGGCTCTACCTGTACGACACCGGGACGAACGCGCTCGTGCCCGCTCGCTCGCTTGCCATCGACCAGGAGGGCAACGAGCTGTTCGTGCAGCGTGCCGATGACGGGCGTGAGCCGTTGCCCATCGACAACCCTCCGGCAAGCCTGCTGGTGGAAAGCGCCCAGAGCTACCCGTATGCGTACCGGGTGGAAACCGGCGAGGGGGGCGATCTCGTTCTCGAAGGGTACCTTGCGGACAGCAGCGAGCTTTCCGCCTTCGAGGGCGAGGAGGGCATCGCGGTGCAGGACGTTCCCGCCTACGACGCACGCGCCCGCAAGCTGTTCGACGAATGGGCGGCCAAAAACCCCGATAACCCGTACCGTGCGTTCCTCGACACGGAGACAGGGAGCGATGCGTCGGAGTCATCGCAGTTCGGCGACCTGCTCGTATCGCCCATAGGCTACTACGCGCACACGGTACCCTCGGAGGATGCACGGGCGCTTTCCACGCTGTTCGGACTGCTGACGTTCCTCATGTTCCCGCTGTGGTTCGGCGCATGCATCTTCGCGGCGGCGCGGCGGTTCTACCGCATGCGGCTGGCGCCGGGCTTCTCCACGCTCGATGCGGCGGCGGCGAAGATCGCCGACCAGGACCTCGACTTCTCCGTGTCATACGGACGCTCCGACGAATTGGGCAGGCTGGCAGCATCGTTCGAGGCGATGCGCACCTCGCTGGCCGCATCGCAGCGGGCCTTGTGGCGCACAGCCGAGGAGCGCAAGCGCTTGAACGCCGCGTTCGCGCACGACCTGCGCACGCCGCTCACCATCCTGAAGGGAAAGGTGGAGCTGCTGGAGGCACACCTGCAGGCCGGCGATGCGTCCCCCGAGCAGCTGGCATCCTCTGCAGCCTCGCTCGCCGCGCAGGTGGAGCGCCTGGAGCGTTACGTAGCCGCCATGAGCGGATTGCAAAAGCTGGAGGATCGCGCCGTGCGGCCGGATGCGCAGCCGTTCGATGCCGTGGCGGACGCCGTGGAAGACATCGGCCGGTCGCTCTGCGCGCAAGCCGGCGGGACCCGGGCGACCGTGGAGGCGGGCAAGGCGCCAGCCGGGAACCGTAGCACGGGCCCGCACGTCGCATTCGCGCTCTCCATCAGCGCGCGCTGCAACGTCGAGCGCCCCGTACTCGGCGTCGATCGTTCCCTGGTGGAGGAAGTGGCCGAGAACCTCGTCGGCAACGCCGCCCGCTTCGCCGACGGCCGCGTTGATGCGCGGCTGGACGTGCGCGATGGGCTCCTCGTGCTCGCGGTAGAGGACGACGGGCCCGGCTTCTCGCCCGCGGCGCTGGAGCGGGGATGCGCGCCGTTCTTCAGCGAGACGCCGTCGAAGGACCACTTCGGTCTGGGCCTGAACATTGCCGCGCTGCTCTGCGACAAGCATGGCGGCGACTTGGCGTTGGAGAACCGCGCCGAGGGCGGCGCGCGGGCGACGGCGCGCTTTGCCTTGATTTTTCCCGCCGTTGACAGCCAGTAG
- a CDS encoding response regulator transcription factor: MTECERQATLLVADDEPEIVEMLQEYFVGRGFRVLTAGSGQEALEQAAHGPDLVLLDVGMPRLDGFEVCRRLREHLTCPILFLTARVEDVDALEGFACGADDYVLKPFSLAVLGARVDAHLARDQRQQVKTEVRFDGDLAVDYRTRTVAVAGAPVELTRREFDIVAFLSKHPGQVFDRDRIHERVGGWESESDSQVVTEHIRRIRKKLAAAGAEHDPVETVWGMGYRWRA, encoded by the coding sequence ATGACCGAGTGCGAGCGCCAGGCAACGTTGCTGGTCGCCGACGACGAGCCCGAGATAGTGGAGATGCTGCAGGAATACTTCGTCGGCCGGGGCTTCCGCGTGCTCACGGCCGGAAGCGGCCAGGAAGCGCTCGAGCAGGCCGCGCACGGACCCGACCTCGTGCTGCTGGACGTGGGCATGCCGCGCCTGGACGGGTTCGAGGTGTGCCGCCGCCTGCGAGAGCACCTGACCTGCCCCATCCTGTTCCTCACGGCGCGCGTGGAGGACGTGGACGCGCTCGAGGGCTTCGCCTGCGGGGCCGACGACTACGTGCTGAAGCCGTTCTCGCTCGCCGTGCTGGGCGCGCGGGTGGACGCCCACCTCGCGCGCGACCAGCGCCAGCAGGTGAAGACGGAGGTACGCTTCGACGGCGACCTTGCCGTGGACTACCGGACCCGCACGGTAGCGGTGGCGGGAGCTCCCGTCGAGCTCACCCGGCGCGAGTTCGACATCGTGGCGTTCCTGTCGAAGCATCCCGGGCAGGTGTTCGACCGCGACCGCATCCACGAGCGCGTGGGCGGTTGGGAGAGCGAGAGCGATTCGCAGGTGGTCACGGAGCACATCCGGCGCATCCGCAAGAAGCTGGCTGCGGCCGGCGCCGAGCACGATCCCGTGGAGACGGTATGGGGCATGGGTTACCGATGGCGCGCATGA
- a CDS encoding universal stress protein has translation MLYDNIMVPYDGSESARAALAEAVRYAREDPGAALRIVQIVDTEQLVIEKLEKEGRNTTDELSSVLLHAHYDEALAEADAALHRQIDGLLKGLMNEITVELLDETVPGEQIVTYADEHACDLIVMGSRGLGALRGILGSVSSHVLREAAVPVLIVKQRADR, from the coding sequence ATGCTCTACGACAACATCATGGTTCCCTACGACGGATCGGAATCGGCGCGGGCCGCGCTGGCCGAGGCCGTGCGCTACGCCCGCGAGGACCCGGGAGCCGCGTTGCGCATCGTGCAGATAGTCGACACGGAGCAGTTGGTCATAGAGAAACTGGAGAAGGAAGGCCGCAACACCACCGACGAGCTGTCGTCCGTGCTGCTGCACGCCCACTACGACGAGGCGCTCGCCGAAGCGGACGCGGCGCTTCACCGACAGATCGACGGCCTGTTGAAGGGCCTGATGAACGAGATAACGGTCGAGCTTCTGGACGAGACGGTGCCCGGCGAGCAGATCGTGACCTACGCCGACGAGCATGCCTGCGACCTCATCGTCATGGGCTCGCGCGGCCTGGGCGCCCTGCGCGGCATCTTGGGCAGCGTGAGCAGCCACGTGCTGCGCGAGGCCGCCGTGCCCGTGCTCATCGTGAAGCAGCGCGCAGATCGGTAG